A part of Leptospira mtsangambouensis genomic DNA contains:
- a CDS encoding OsmC family protein, whose product MNIKLSRIESPYVLEATNESGNSIRIDASPEIGGKNSGPRPMELLIMGLAGCSSIDVLMILNKHRIEVKDYSVEVDAEREKVEETNLFKNIHLKFKVKGDFKEEQVKRAIDLSLEKYCSVAKTLEKTAKITYEFELVS is encoded by the coding sequence ATGAATATCAAACTAAGTCGCATTGAATCTCCTTATGTTTTAGAAGCAACGAATGAATCTGGTAATTCCATTCGTATCGATGCCTCTCCCGAAATAGGTGGAAAAAATTCTGGTCCAAGACCTATGGAACTTTTGATTATGGGGCTTGCCGGTTGTAGTAGTATTGATGTTTTGATGATTCTAAACAAACACAGAATCGAAGTGAAAGACTATTCTGTAGAAGTAGATGCCGAAAGGGAAAAAGTCGAAGAAACCAATCTTTTTAAAAACATCCATTTGAAGTTTAAAGTAAAAGGTGATTTTAAAGAAGAACAGGTAAAACGTGCGATTGATCTTAGTTTAGAAAAATACTGTTCTGTTGCCAAAACATTAGAAAAAACAGCAAAAATCACTTACGAATTTGAGTTAGTTTCATAA
- the rsgA gene encoding ribosome small subunit-dependent GTPase A: protein MIMLLSDLGWNSFFELSFDQYKNLGLSAMRIVRENREKYIACGELGEFNCEVSGKFRFNTESKSEFPTVGDWVVTSVIPNEKKAIIHALLPRKSVFSRKVPGQMTDEQVIAANIDIVFIITGLDLNYNLRRIERFLSIAWESKALPVVLLNKADLCPEAELRKIEVESIAIGVDVHTLSATQNTGIAILNQYIQRGKTIAFLGSSGVGKSTIINTLLGMEHLKVNEVSELGSRGRHTTTYRELILLPSGGMVIDTPGMRELQVWGDEEGLKSVFDDIENLSLNCRYRNCSHENEPGCAVQKAISENSLDPKRLESFLKLKKEYKYLEDRQTMKASAIEKANWKSISKLAKNIKKNGR, encoded by the coding sequence ATGATCATGCTATTGTCTGATTTAGGATGGAATTCTTTTTTTGAACTGAGTTTTGATCAATATAAAAATTTAGGTCTGTCGGCGATGCGTATCGTTCGAGAGAACAGAGAAAAATATATTGCTTGTGGTGAACTTGGAGAATTCAACTGTGAAGTTTCAGGAAAATTCCGATTTAATACCGAAAGTAAAAGTGAATTTCCAACAGTCGGTGATTGGGTAGTAACTTCAGTAATTCCTAATGAAAAGAAAGCAATCATTCACGCACTTTTACCTAGAAAGAGTGTTTTCAGTCGAAAAGTCCCTGGCCAGATGACTGATGAACAAGTCATTGCAGCTAACATCGACATCGTATTCATCATTACCGGCTTAGATTTAAATTATAATTTACGACGTATCGAAAGGTTTTTATCAATCGCATGGGAAAGCAAAGCCTTACCTGTGGTTTTGTTAAATAAAGCCGACCTTTGTCCTGAGGCTGAATTGCGAAAAATCGAAGTGGAATCAATTGCGATCGGAGTTGATGTGCATACACTCAGTGCAACTCAAAATACTGGAATTGCTATTTTGAATCAATACATCCAAAGAGGGAAAACCATCGCTTTTCTTGGTTCATCTGGAGTTGGAAAATCTACGATCATCAACACTCTTCTTGGGATGGAACATCTTAAAGTAAACGAAGTAAGTGAATTAGGAAGTCGAGGTCGACATACAACAACTTATCGTGAATTAATTTTACTCCCAAGTGGCGGTATGGTCATTGATACTCCTGGGATGCGAGAATTACAAGTTTGGGGTGACGAAGAAGGATTGAAGTCTGTTTTTGATGATATTGAAAACTTAAGTTTAAACTGTCGTTATCGCAATTGCAGTCATGAAAACGAACCTGGTTGTGCTGTACAAAAAGCGATAAGTGAAAATTCTCTTGATCCGAAACGATTGGAAAGTTTTTTAAAATTGAAGAAAGAGTATAAATATTTAGAAGACAGGCAAACCATGAAAGCAAGTGCAATTGAAAAAGCAAATTGGAAATCCATTAGTAAACTTGCGAAAAACATTAAAAAAAACGGAAGGTAA
- a CDS encoding DUF547 domain-containing protein, which yields MKQFLFTFLCIGLWQGAFAQGFDHKHSVWDSILKKNVKNGLVSYKGIQSEEGSFKQYLESLSKVTEAQYQGFNEKEKISFLINAYNAFTVKLILDHYPVESITEIGSPFSKINLARGIPWKKEFYTLLGKSRHLDWIEHEKLRKDFNEPRIHFAIVCASIGCPYLVSEAYTPNSLEKQLQSAKLGFLKNPKKNFYDKTTNTLYLSKIFNWFQTDFTKKTTLIQYVQEGFEETIKPDAKIVYNEYSWDLNELK from the coding sequence ATGAAACAGTTTCTTTTTACATTTCTTTGTATTGGATTATGGCAAGGGGCTTTCGCCCAAGGTTTTGACCATAAACATTCTGTTTGGGATTCCATCCTAAAAAAAAATGTGAAGAACGGACTTGTTTCCTATAAAGGTATTCAGTCGGAAGAGGGTTCCTTTAAACAATATTTAGAATCTCTTTCAAAGGTGACTGAGGCTCAATACCAAGGTTTCAACGAAAAAGAAAAAATTAGTTTTTTAATCAACGCATACAATGCCTTCACTGTGAAATTGATTTTAGACCATTACCCCGTTGAGAGTATCACAGAAATTGGCTCTCCATTTTCCAAAATTAATTTAGCCCGTGGGATCCCTTGGAAAAAAGAATTTTATACTCTCCTTGGAAAATCTAGACATTTGGATTGGATTGAACATGAAAAATTAAGAAAGGATTTTAATGAACCAAGGATTCACTTTGCGATTGTTTGTGCCTCCATTGGTTGTCCTTATTTAGTTTCAGAAGCCTACACCCCTAATTCATTAGAAAAACAACTTCAGTCTGCCAAACTCGGATTCTTAAAAAATCCAAAAAAGAATTTTTATGATAAAACAACGAACACTCTGTACTTAAGTAAAATTTTTAACTGGTTCCAAACTGATTTTACCAAAAAAACAACTCTCATTCAATATGTGCAGGAAGGTTTTGAGGAAACAATCAAACCAGATGCCAAAATTGTTTATAATGAATACAGTTGGGATTTAAACGAATTAAAATAG
- a CDS encoding alpha/beta hydrolase: MLDNENDLESLGPLQVLRVKGDPDAPTVVMFHGYGASAFDLYPIHEVLVTDQKFNWVFPHGHLSVPLMPGYSGRAWFPIDMAALEEAIRKNDFRNFADKDPEGMDVAREAAYLMLDALGIPWNQLILGGFSQGAMLATDLTLRKEEVSKGLMILSGALVNESLWKELAPKKSILRFFQSHGEFDPILGYANAKRLEKLLRNSGLLGEFIAFNGGHEIPAPVIQGISRYLNSLS; this comes from the coding sequence ATGTTAGATAATGAAAACGATTTAGAATCTCTCGGACCTTTACAAGTGCTTCGAGTCAAAGGAGATCCAGATGCACCAACGGTTGTCATGTTTCATGGTTATGGTGCCAGCGCTTTTGATTTATATCCCATCCACGAAGTGTTAGTGACTGATCAAAAGTTCAATTGGGTTTTCCCTCATGGACATTTGAGTGTACCTCTGATGCCTGGTTATTCAGGTCGGGCTTGGTTTCCCATTGATATGGCCGCTTTGGAAGAGGCAATCCGCAAAAATGATTTTAGAAATTTTGCCGATAAAGACCCAGAAGGGATGGACGTCGCAAGAGAAGCCGCTTATTTAATGTTAGATGCTCTTGGCATTCCTTGGAACCAACTGATTTTAGGTGGCTTTTCACAAGGTGCTATGCTTGCAACAGACTTAACTCTTAGAAAAGAAGAAGTCTCCAAAGGTCTGATGATCCTTTCAGGTGCACTTGTCAATGAATCACTCTGGAAAGAATTGGCCCCTAAAAAATCGATTTTACGTTTTTTTCAATCTCATGGAGAATTTGACCCTATTCTTGGTTATGCGAATGCCAAAAGACTAGAAAAGTTACTTCGTAATTCAGGTTTGCTAGGTGAATTCATTGCTTTTAACGGTGGACATGAGATTCCCGCACCGGTGATCCAAGGAATTAGCCGTTATTTGAATAGTTTGTCATAA
- a CDS encoding peroxiredoxin, whose product MALRLGDEAPNFQAETSEGKIDFHEYLGQGWGILFSHPKDYTPVCTTELGYVAKIKPEFEKRNVKVIALSVDPVDSHKGWISDINETQGTKVNYPIIADADRKVSNLYDMIHPNASETTTVRSVFVVGPDKKVKLTLTYPASTGRNFDELLRVIDSLQLTSQFSVATPANWKDGEDTIIVPSVSDEDAKKKFPKGFRTIKPYLRYTPQPNK is encoded by the coding sequence ATGGCACTACGTTTAGGCGACGAAGCACCGAATTTCCAAGCGGAAACCTCTGAAGGCAAAATTGACTTTCATGAATATTTAGGACAAGGTTGGGGGATTTTATTTTCTCACCCGAAAGACTACACTCCAGTTTGTACAACCGAACTTGGATACGTGGCAAAAATTAAACCAGAGTTCGAAAAACGTAATGTGAAAGTGATCGCACTTTCTGTTGACCCAGTTGACAGCCACAAAGGTTGGATCTCTGATATCAACGAAACACAAGGAACCAAAGTAAACTACCCTATCATTGCTGATGCAGATCGTAAAGTATCAAACCTTTATGATATGATTCATCCAAATGCAAGTGAAACCACTACTGTTCGTTCTGTATTTGTTGTCGGACCTGACAAAAAAGTAAAATTAACTCTTACTTATCCTGCATCCACTGGAAGAAACTTTGATGAACTTTTGCGTGTGATTGATTCTTTACAACTCACTTCTCAGTTTAGCGTAGCAACTCCTGCAAACTGGAAAGATGGAGAAGACACAATCATCGTTCCTTCTGTTTCTGATGAAGATGCGAAGAAAAAATTCCCTAAAGGATTTAGGACCATCAAACCTTATTTGCGTTACACACCACAACCGAATAAGTAA